Proteins encoded by one window of Salvia splendens isolate huo1 chromosome 5, SspV2, whole genome shotgun sequence:
- the LOC121804409 gene encoding phosphatidylinositol N-acetylglucosaminyltransferase subunit P-like isoform X1, whose product MEERCSVNSPRRILSFSKTRAANVSFSDADNRSQTELGVSGEHGPKLSEVYGFVGSITTVVFTVIFIVWAYVPDHWLHSIGIYYYPSRYWALAVPTYVMVTIVLAITFYIGMNFMATPPPTSLNIMFDEFSREMLSNAPLVDDDEQPIEPISDIGINRINKIMFDSFK is encoded by the exons ATGGAAGAGCGTTGCTCTGTCAATAGCCCACGACGGATTCTGAGCTTCTCCAAGACCCGGGCGGCCAACGTCTCCTTCTCCGACGCCGATAACCGGTCCCAGACCGAATTAGGCGTCTCCGGCGAGCACGGCCCCAAACTCTCTGAGGTTTATGGATTCGTCGGATCCATCACCACCGTTGTTTTTACAG TCATATTCATCGTGTGGGCGTATGTTCCTGACCATTGGTTGCATTCTATTGGGATCTATTACTATCCAAGCAG GTATTGGGCTTTGGCGGTGCCAACTTACGTGATGGTGACGATTGTGCTGGCCATCACATTTTATATTGGCATGAACTTTATGGCAACTCCTCCTCCTACCTCCTTAAATATAATGTTTG ATGAATTTAGTAGGGAAATGCTGAGCAATGCCCCTTTAGTAGATGATGACGAGCAGCCAATTGAGCCTATATCTGACATAGGCATTAACAGAATTAACAAAATCATGTTTGACAGCTTCAAATGA
- the LOC121805592 gene encoding probable purine permease 11, with protein MAENLVPILADHGYHRPLYNLKRSHWWIVVIFNILFLIVGQAVAVLLGRFYYDKGGNSKWMATLVQTAAFPLLFIPYLFLRSPDEPTSLSAPPSTRLMIIIYIVVGVIIAGDNMLYSIGLLYLSASTYSLICATQLAFNAVFAFFINRQKFTALILNSVIILSLSAALLATNDGSDKPSGISRGEYFLGVFTTLAASALYSLVLSLMQLTFEKVLKKETFSVVLDMQIYTSIVATCVTVVGLFASGEWRTIRGEMDSFGDGEVSYIMTLVWTAIAWQICSVGVVGLIFVVSSLFSNVISTLSLAVTPIASLVVFHDKMNGAKIIAMLLAFWGFASYIYQNYLDDLEVRKNQTESCDAINTSDPC; from the coding sequence ATTCTGGCAGATCATGGTTATCACCGACCACTTTACAACCTTAAGCGCTCTCATTGGTGGATTGTTGTCATATTCAACATATTATTTCTTATTGTTGGTCAAGCTGTTGCTGTGCTTTTGGGAAGGTTTTATTATGATAAGGGTGGGAACAGTAAATGGATGGCTACTCTTGTCCAAACAGCAGCTTTCCCTCTCCTTTTCATTCCATACCTTTTCCTTCGCTCCCCTGATGAGCCTACTAGTTTATCAGCGCCACCTTCTACTCGCCTGATGATCATAATCTATATTGTTGTTGGGGTCATTATTGCTGGAGATAACATGTTGTATTCCATTGGATTGCTATACCTATCCGCTTCTACTTATTCTCTCATCTGCGCCACACAATTAGCATTTAATGCAGTTTTCGCATTCTTCATCAACCGACAGAAGTTCACTGCCCTAATACTGAATTCAGTGATAATTCTTTCGTTATCTGCCGCCCTGCTCGCTACCAATGATGGTTCAGATAAACCTTCAGGGATCTCCCGGGGCGAGTATTTTCTTGGAGTTTTTACTACCCTTGCAGCCTCTGCACTGTACTCCCTCGTGCTGTCCCTCATGCAGCTGACATTCGAAAAGGTTCTGAAGAAGGAGACTTTCTCTGTTGTTCTTGATATGCAGATATACACATCAATTGTGGCAACTTGTGTCACCGTTGTAGGCCTCTTTGCTAGTGGAGAATGGAGGACTATAAGGGGAGAAATGGACAGCTTTGGCGATGGAGAGGTTTCTTACATAATGACACTGGTATGGACAGCCATAGCGTGGCAAATCTGTTCAGTTGGTGTTGTAGGTTTAATTTTTGTGGTATCTTCTCTCTTCTCCAATGTTATCAGCACCCTTTCTCTAGCAGTCACTCCTATTGCTTCTCTGGTTGTCTTCCACGACAAGATGAACGGGGCGAAGATAATTGCTATGTTGTTGGCCTTTTGGGGCTTTGCGTCTTACATATATCAGAACTATCTCGATGATCTTGAGGTGAGGAAGAATCAAACTGAATCTTGTGATGCCATCAACACAAGTGATCCTTGTTAA
- the LOC121804409 gene encoding phosphatidylinositol N-acetylglucosaminyltransferase subunit P-like isoform X2, whose protein sequence is MEERCSVNSPRRILSFSKTRAANVSFSDADNRSQTELGVSGEHGPKLSEVYGFVGSITTVVFTVIFIVWAYVPDHWLHSIGIYYYPSRYWALAVPTYVMVTIVLAITFYIGMNFMATPPPTSLNIMFGTTTPFNQPYLLP, encoded by the exons ATGGAAGAGCGTTGCTCTGTCAATAGCCCACGACGGATTCTGAGCTTCTCCAAGACCCGGGCGGCCAACGTCTCCTTCTCCGACGCCGATAACCGGTCCCAGACCGAATTAGGCGTCTCCGGCGAGCACGGCCCCAAACTCTCTGAGGTTTATGGATTCGTCGGATCCATCACCACCGTTGTTTTTACAG TCATATTCATCGTGTGGGCGTATGTTCCTGACCATTGGTTGCATTCTATTGGGATCTATTACTATCCAAGCAG GTATTGGGCTTTGGCGGTGCCAACTTACGTGATGGTGACGATTGTGCTGGCCATCACATTTTATATTGGCATGAACTTTATGGCAACTCCTCCTCCTACCTCCTTAAATATAATGTTTG GTACCACAACACCATTCAATCAACCTTATCTGCTTCCTTGA
- the LOC121804408 gene encoding UMP-CMP kinase 3-like, with translation MGTVVDAANKEANGRAPINKVTIVFVLGGPGSGKGTQCANIVEHFGYTHLSAGDLLRAEIKSGSENGTMIQNMIKEGKIVPSEVTIKLLKRAIEENGNDKFLIDGFPRNEENRAAFESVTGVQPEFVLFFDCSEEEMEKRLLGRNQGREDDNIETIRKRFKVYMESSLPVIEYYSAKGKVKKIDATRPVGEVFEAVKAIFTKVAA, from the exons ATGGGGACTgttgtggatgctgcaaacaaG GAAGCAAATGGAAGAGCACCAATCAACAAGGTCACCATTGTCTTTGTTTTGG GTGGTCCAGGCAGTGGTAAGGGCACGCAGTGTGCAAACATCGTTGAACATTTTGGTTATACTCACCTGAGTGCAGGTGATCTTCTCCGAGCAGAGATTAAATCTGGTTCTGAGAATGG GACTATGATTCAAAACATGATCAAGGAGGGAAAAATTGTACCTTCAGAGGTGACAATCAAGCTTCTTAAACGAGCAATAGAGGAAAACGGAAACGACAAGTTTCTTATTGACGGTTTCCCACGTAATGAGGAGAATCGTGCGGCATTTGAGTCTGTA ACCGGCGTCCAGCCAGAATTTGTACTGTTCTTTGACTGTTCTGAGGAAGAAATGGAGAAACGCTTGCTGGGTAGAAACCAG GGTAGGGAGGATGATAATATCGAGACTATAAGGAAGAGATTTAAGGTTTACATGGAATCTAGTCTCCCAGTTATTGAATATTACAGTGCAAAAGGCAAGGTTAAGAAG ATTGATGCCACAAGACCAGTTGGAGAAGTTTTTGAGGCAGTCAAAGCAATTTTCACCAAG GTTGCTGCTTAA
- the LOC121804407 gene encoding haloacid dehalogenase-like hydrolase domain-containing protein Sgpp, producing MSSSSTPRCSSLASVAPLEAILFDIDGTLADSDPIHYYAFREMLQELGYNGGEPITEEFFITNISGKHNEELCQVLFPDWDLQRARKFFVDKEAMFRRLAAEQTEPVAGLDALCRWVEDKGLRRTAVTNAPRANAEMLISLLGLDEFFELLVIGNECERPKPFPDPYLNALKGLGVSADHAFVFEDSVSGIKAGMAAGMSVVGLALRNPESMLTGAGAAMVIKDYTETKLWTALEEIDKKKEELKVT from the exons ATGTCTTCTTCGTCCACCCCAAG gTGCTCTTCTCTTGCATCGGTTGCTCCACTGGAAGCAATCCTATTCGATATTGATGGAACACTAGCTGATTCTGATCCTATCCATTACTATGCATTTAGAGAAATGCTTCAAGAG CTGGGATACAATGGTGGAGAGCCCATAACTGAGGAATTCTTCATAACTAATATTAGTGGCAAGCATAATGAGGAACTCTGTCAGGTTCTCTTCCCAGATTGGGATCTCCAAAGAGCTAGGAAATTTTTTGTTGACAAGGAGGCTATGTTTCGAAG ACTGGCAGCAGAACAAACGGAGCCGGTTGCTGGGCTTGACGCATTGTGCAGATGGGTGGAGGACAAGGGTCTGAGACGCACTGCAGTCACCAATGCTCCAAGAGCGAACGCGGAGATGCTGATCTCATTGCTGGGGCTTGACGAGTTCTTCGAACTTCTTGTGATTGGAAACGAGTGTGAACGACCAAAGCCTTTCCCGGACCCCTACTTGAATGCTCTGAAGGGACTTGGAGTATCTGCTGATCATGCATTTGTCTTTGAG GATTCTGTGTCTGGAATAAAAGCTGGGATGGCTGCTGGGATGTCAGTGGTTGGCTTAGCTCTAAGGAATCCTGAAAGCATGTTGACGGGAGCTGGGGCAGCTATGGTGATCAAGGATTATACCGAGACGAAGCTGTGGACTGCTCTAGAAGAAATTGacaagaagaaagaagagcTCAAAGTTACATGA